CAATGTCATTATCTGTCTGGACTGATATTAGTTAAATACTCCAATCACAAAGATGAGTTTTGGAGAAAAGATTGCTTAAAGagcaatttttttaattaaatatatgttttaattaaatatatgtcAACTTTCTTGAAGGGTGTGACTCCTGGTAGGTAgcccacactccagggcaggcccacTCAAGACTagttgggcaacacaaattgaactcGATGAGATGGCGGAGAAGAAAACTCAGTTATGTGGGTGAGGAGAGAGGGATTTTGGGAACGTGGTTAGATacgatcaaaatacactgtatgaatctctcaaggaattaataaagcattattttttAAGTCAAGGAAACATCCACATTGTGAATCTCACATGTGCAATATATTTTCATCAAAAATGAAGGATTCAGGTcacccctttcctcctcagctcAATAGGCTGCGTTCTTTTGGAACGCACGCATGCAGATCGGGGGTTCTGGTGACTTTATCCACGTTCGGTCCTTTGTTCTTTCGCTCACCCACCGCCGTACCTGGCAGACCCACCTCCTCCTGTGCCAGGAACGTGCTGCCACTGGCACCATGTCCTACCCATACCCAGCACTAACCCCGGAGCAGAAGAAGGAGCTGTCTGACATCGCTCACCGAATTGTGGCTCCGGGCAAGGGCATCCTGGCTGCAGATGAGTCCACTGGAAGCATTGCTAAGCGGCTGCAGTCCATTGGCACTGAGAACACTGAAGAGAACAGGCGCTTCTACCGCCAGCTGCTGCTAACTGCTGATGACCGTGTGAACCCCtgcattggggggggggtgatccTTTTCCATGAAACACCCTACCAGAAGGCGGATGATGGACGTCCCTTCCCCCAAGTTATCAAGTCCAAGGGCGGTGTTGTGGGCATTAAGGTAGATAAAGGCGTGGTACCCCTGGCAGGAACCCATGGTGAGACCACCATCCAAGGGCTGGATGGGCTGTCAGAACGCTGTGCCCAGTATAAGAAGGATGGAGCTGACTTTGCCAAATGGCGCTGTGTGCTCAAGATTGGGGAGCATACTCCTTCAGCCCTTGCCATCATGGAAAATGCCAATGTTCTGGCCCGTTATGCCAGCATCTGCCAGCAGAATGGTATCGTACCCATTGTGGAACCCGAAATCCTCCCTGATGGAGACCATGACTTAAAGCGCTGCCAATATGTAACTGAGAAGGTACTGGCCGCTGTGTACAAGGCTCTGAGTGACCACGATGTCTATCTGGAAGGCAAACTGCTGAAGCCCAACATGGTCACCCCAGGCCATGCTTGTACCCAGAAATACTCTAATGAGGAGATTGCCATGGCAACTGTCACAGCTCTGCGTCGCACAGTGCCCTCTGCTGTTACTGGAGTCACTTTCCTGTCTGGAGGGCAGAGCGAGGAAGAGGCGTCCATCAACCTCAATGCCATCAACAAGTGCCCACTGCTGAAGCCATGGGCCTTGACTTTCTCTTATGGCCGGGCCCTGCAGGCCTCTGCTCTGAAGGCCTGGGGCGGGAAGAAGGAGAACCTGAAGGCTGCTCAGGAGGAATACATCAAGTGAGCCCTGGCCAACAGCCTTGCTTGTCATGGAAAGTACACCCCAAGTGGTCAATCAGGAGCCGCAGCCAGCGAATCTCTCTTCATCTCTAACCATGCCTACTAAGCAGAGGTGATCTGAGGCTGCCCCATCAACACTCCAGGCCCCCGCCTATCCACTTGCTTTTGAAGAGGGGGCCTTCAGGCTTTCCCATCTATCACTCTTGCTGCCCTTGTGACTGGTGTGGTGTTGTCTGCGAATGCTAATTCTGCCATCCCTTCCAGCCCGCTGCCAATAAACAACTAGTTaagaggggaaaaataaaaaatgtaggaTTCAGAAGATTCAGTAATTGAATTTgctgttcatttattttctggTGGTAGACTGTTGTGCTTTCTGTTTGACTGATTAGTGGCAGGGACACACTTGCAGGTAGGAAAGAGATGACTGAGCAAATTCTGCAAAGAGTTTAAATTTCAATATCTTTTACCATCTAACCATTAACATAATTAGTCAATGTGGTCCTTTAGTTTTTACAACTTAATAGGGCCATAATTGGCACCGTTTCACTCATTAGCATGCAGAATGGACACATTTTCTCGACTTTGATGTTGTCATTCACAAGCTTCCAGTGGACACAGCATGATTCATAGGAAAGACGTTTCATGCCAAGGGAAATAGCTAGGTTGAAACATAGCTAAAGAAACCTCCATTTGTGAGATGATACATGTTCCAGGTTTTGTCTGAGGTTTCAGATTTCTGAAAGCACTTCCGTGCACACTTCCTTCTTGGTTCTCACTACAGGTATGCAATCTAGTTAGGGTAATACAACTATTATAAAATGCCATTTTGAAGAAGTGATTACCAACTGATATACATCTAAGCTGAGAAAATTTCCAGAGATCAGGTAGCTAGTGCAATGGAGCTCAGAATAAGATTTCTAGTTCTTTcccttctgtgttctttctttcattgCATTGCTAAGCAAATTAAGCCAGGGGTAAAAGCTACATACATTTTGCTTACTACTTGGATAAAATTATATACACTTCAGACTTTAGGCCATCGGTGCTGTACCTGAGTAAAAAAATGTTAAGTGAACATTTCACTGTTATTTGACCATTTAATAtcatttgttctgttttgaataAAAGTGAAAATCCATTGCAACATGTTGCAGAAAATGGAAAAGCCTCTCTCAAGTTTTGCGatcaaaacacatacaaaaattagAATTCAGGAAAGAGTTAATGAGTTCAGATGGGTTGAGAAATTAAACTAAAAGGCTAGTAATAGTCTGCAGAAGGTTTCtcaggatcaaaaaaaaaaagctctgcaGGAAAGATGGCCTTAAAGTCAGTCTGCCTCAGTCAATTCATTAAACAGCCCAGCAACAACAAGCCTGTACTATGTTCCCCAATTGCTGGTAAGTGggtttgctttttgtctttttgtttatgCAGCTAGCAGTAGTTTCCATCCTAGACCCATGACATAAAACTATGTCATTAGCctaaagcttttatttattcatactaAATTTCAGAAGACCATGCTGAATTCTTTTACTTAGAAGAACTGTATAAAAGCATCcctggaaaaaaatcaacattagTTGCTAAGTGTAGGTCTCTTACTAtgtgaaaagcaaacaaattaaggtttaaaatgcattaaaattatAGCTCGGTATCTTGGTAAACAACtgtattctcagcacttgggagggaaagtCAAaaggctcaggagttcaagggcattTTTGGGTacgtagtgagtttgaagccagcctaagctacGAGAGACTGCCACAGATAAAGTATAGTGAAGTCTTTCAGGAATGAAGACACAACAAAGGACAAGCACATACAGAATTTTAAGAATAAGCACGTTTCAATGATGTTTAATTTTTCTGAACATTAAAACATGGGTTTTATTAGTAATAAAATCTCAAAAGAGAGCATTACCTACTGAAATTATTGACCATGTGAAGTTAATGGACCTATCTCTTGCCTTGGGCTATGAAACCTTTCAGCTAATCAGCCATCAATCTCAGAATGTGCCTATGCTAGAGTCATTAGCATGGATGAAAATTGAAAAATGAGTGATATAAGATTAATGATACAAAAGGTACAAAGTTTATGTCTAATATGTCATCACTaggatttttttcccaa
The sequence above is a segment of the Chionomys nivalis chromosome X, mChiNiv1.1, whole genome shotgun sequence genome. Coding sequences within it:
- the LOC130867608 gene encoding fructose-bisphosphate aldolase A-like, with protein sequence MSYPYPALTPEQKKELSDIAHRIVAPGKGILAADESTGSIAKRLQSIGTENTEENRRFYRQLLLTADDRVNPCIGGGVILFHETPYQKADDGRPFPQVIKSKGGVVGIKVDKGVVPLAGTHGETTIQGLDGLSERCAQYKKDGADFAKWRCVLKIGEHTPSALAIMENANVLARYASICQQNGIVPIVEPEILPDGDHDLKRCQYVTEKVLAAVYKALSDHDVYLEGKLLKPNMVTPGHACTQKYSNEEIAMATVTALRRTVPSAVTGVTFLSGGQSEEEASINLNAINKCPLLKPWALTFSYGRALQASALKAWGGKKENLKAAQEEYIK